A single window of Nicotiana sylvestris chromosome 5, ASM39365v2, whole genome shotgun sequence DNA harbors:
- the LOC104228386 gene encoding TGACG-sequence-specific DNA-binding protein TGA-1A-like, with amino-acid sequence MNSTYTQFVASKRMGICDPIHQIGMWGDFKSSSFPDTSATLILEVENCLENEMPIMEKRLHNETEELSHGTVGTSNRYEPEARKPIDKVLRRLAQNREAARKSRLRKKAYVQQLENSKLKLLQLEQELERTRQQGQYAGGGLDESQIGYTGTANSGIAAFEMEYGHWVEEQDRQTDELRSALNSQVGEIELHLLVEGCLNHYFDLFRMKATAAHADVLFLMTGTWKTSAERFFLWIAGFRPSELLKVLTPNVEPLTEQQLREVCNLTQSCQQAEDALSQGMVKLHQILAEAVAAGTLGEGIILPQMAATIEKLEALVRFVNQADHLRRETLLQMSCILTPQQSAQGLLALGEYFKRLRALSSLWTSRTSEPA; translated from the exons ATGAATTCAACATATACTCAATTCGTTGCCTCTAAAAGGATGGGTATATGTGACCCAATCCATCAAATTGGCATGTGGGGAGATTTCAAAAGTAGCAGTTTCCCAGATACGTCAGCGACCTTGATTCTTGAAGTCGAGAATTGTTTAGAGAATGAGATGCCTATTATGGAGAAAAGACTACACAATGAG ACAGAGGAACTTTCACATGGTACAGTTGGAACATCTAACAGATATGAACCAGAAGCACGTAAACCTATTGATAAG GTGCTTAGACGCCTCGCACAAAACCGTGAAGCTGCTCGTAAAAGTCGTTTACGGAAGAAG GCCTATGTTCAGCAGTTGGAAAATAGTAAACTGAAGCTGCTTCAGTTGGAACAAGAACTAGAACGTACTAGACAACAG GGTCAGTATGCAGGTGGCGGTTTAGATGAGAGTCAGATAGGTTACACCGGAACTGCAAATTCAG GAATTGCTGCTTTTGAAATGGAGTATGGCCATTGGGTGGAAGAGCAAGATAGACAAACAGATGAATTAAGGAGCGCTTTGAATTCTCAAGTTGGTGAAATTGAATTACACCTTCTTGTTGAGGGTTGCTTGAACCACTATTTTGATCTATTTCGCATGAAAGCTACGGCCGCACATGCCGATGTTCTCTTCCTTATGACTGGCACGTGGAAGACATCAGCTGAGCGATTCTTCTTATGGATTGCGGGATTTCGCCCCTCCGAGCTTCTAAAG GTACTCACACCAAATGTGGAGCCATTGACAGAACAACAACTCCGGGAGGTTTGCAACCTCACCCAATCCTGTCAACAGGCAGAAGACGCGTTGTCACAAGGAATGGTAAAACTCCACCAGATTCTTGCTGAGGCTGTTGCAGCTGGTACACTAGGCGAAGGGATTATCCTTCCGCAGATGGCTGCTACCATTGAAAAGTTGGAAGCTCTTGTTAGATTTGTAAATCAG GCAGATCATCTTCGCCGAGAAACCCTTCTACAGATGTCCTGCATCCTGACTCCGCAACAATCAGCTCAGGGTCTTCTTGCCTTGGGAGAGTACTTTAAACGTCTTCGTGCTCTAAGCTCACTTTGGACCAGTCGTACTTCTGAACCAGCATAA